The genomic window GTAATAGTTGCTAAGAAGATACTAAATATAATAAAAAAACTAGCAAATACAGAAAGTAAATTATTTCTCACTTTAACCTCTTCAAGGATTACGAATTTCAAATTTTCAGTGAGAATATAGCGCTTTTTGTGAAAACACCAATAATATTTTTACATTATCGGTAAAATATTAACAGAAATTCTAATTAATAAATGTAAAGATACGAAAATAAAGAAATAATTATGGAGGCCGAGGGGAGAATCGAACTCCCGAATACAGGATTTGCAGTCCCGTGCATTACCACTTTGCTACTCGGCCATAATAGCTATACAGCTAATTTTTATTCAAAAATTTATAGGAAACGACTATATATATCGTCACATATGCACTGGTCAAGCGTATTTGTTAAGCAAATACGCTACCCAGCTTTCTTTTTCTTATTTTCTTTTTTTGTCTCTTCACGTTCCTTACGTCTTTGATTAACCACCAGTTTACGGTATCCTTCAAGATCGTCATTATATGGTTTACAAGTGCCATCAGCCACCAACCATAGCCTTTCAACCACAGCGTCCACCAAGTGCGGGTCATGGCTAACTAAAATCACCGCTCCCTTGTAATTATTTAACGCCTGAGTTAAAGCCTCGCGTGCGTCAATATCTAGGTGGTTGGTAGGCTCATCAAGTAACATGATATGCGGCGCGTCAAAACTCATCAGGCAAAAAAGTAATCTCGCTTTCTCACCGCCTGATAAGTCACCGACTATCGTATCAGCTTTGTGTTTATCAAAACCAAACTTACTAAGCGCGGCACGTATTTTTGATTCGGCCACTCCTTTCATCGCGTCTCTCATCACCTCAAACGGAGTTAAGGTAACATCTAACTCATCAGTCTGGAATTGAGCGAAATAGCCAACCCGTAATTTGCTAGATTTATGAATTTCTCCGCCAAGAGGCGACAAACGTTCAGCAAGCAGCTTCATTAATGTTGATTTACCATTTCCGTTCGCTCCTAGCAAGGCGATACGATCGTCAGAGTCAATCCGCAAATTTAATTTTTTAAGTATTGGTTTCCCCGCTTCATAACCTGCTTCAACATTTTCTAAAACAATCATTGGTGATTTTTGTTCATCTGGTTCTGGGAATTCAAAAGCGGTTACCCTGTCTGCCATAACCGCGTCGACAATATCCATTTTCGCGATGGCCTTAAGACGACTCTGTGCTTGGCGGGCTTTACTTGCCTTTGCCTTGAATCGGTCAATAAATTTTTGCATATGAGCTTTCTGTGCCATTTGCTTTTCATGCAATGCCTGCTGACCTAGTAATTGTTCCGCTCGTTTGCGTTCAAACTCATCATAAGTTCCTGTATACAGGTTTAACTTCTTGTTTTCTAAATGCGCGATGTGAGTAACCGTTTTGTTCAAAATATCACGATCATGGCTAATAATAACCAGAGTTTCGGTGAATTTCATAAGGTGGTTTTCCAGCCATACCATTGCCTCAAAGTCTAAATGGTTAGTAGGCTCATCAAGAAGCAGCAGATTCGGCTTACGAAATAACACGGAAGCTAAGGCAACACGCATCCTCCAACCTCCAGAAAAATCGGAAATAGGAGAGTTCTGCGCTTCATCATCAAATCCTAAGCCAGCTAGAATGGTTGCCGCTCTTGACGGAGCGTCATAAGCACTTATTTCCTCAAGACGGGTATAGATATAGCCTATCCTATCAGGATCAACGCAATGCTCGGCTTCCGCGAGCAACTCTGCCCTTTCAGTATCAGTAGCAAGCAGTACATCTATAACAGAGGTATCATCTTCCGGCAAATCCTGACGTACCATACCAAGACTTGTGCCTTTTATCATTGTTATATCGCCGGAATCAGCCTGATATTCACCAGATATTAACTTAAACAATGTTGATTTTCCCGTACCATTTGGACCCACAAGACCTACGCGGTGACCGGCGGGAATGCTTATAGAAACATTATCAAGCAACATACGTCCGGCTATACGGAAAGTAAGGTTATTTATAAAAAGCATGTATTTCTTATCTAAAATATTACTTGGTTAAGCCTGTATATGTAGGCATTTGCTATTTCTTGTCTATTAATTATTTAGATATACTTAATAAAATATTAAAAAACAAGTGGATAAGATAAACTAAATATTAACATTTTTAATTTAATATTATTAAAATTAATAAGAATAATTCTTTTATGGAGAAGTTCGTTGAAAGATATATATACAGAATCAATATTGTTAATTGAGCGTTTGCATAGACGGTTTCTTGATGTCGTGAAAGCTGAGTTAGACAGGCTTAAAATAGACGATGTTAATAACGTCCAGACCCTTATCCTATATAACATAAATGGTGAGCAACTTACTATAGGTGAGCTTACTAATCGTGGCTACTATCTTGGCTCTAATGTTTCTTATAATGTAAAGAAATTAGTTGAGAATGGCTATCTTATACAGGAAAGAGCGCCTCATGATAAACGTTCAATACGTGTGAAATTATCAGATAAGGCTATGAGCC from Rickettsiales bacterium includes these protein-coding regions:
- a CDS encoding MarR family transcriptional regulator; the protein is MKDIYTESILLIERLHRRFLDVVKAELDRLKIDDVNNVQTLILYNINGEQLTIGELTNRGYYLGSNVSYNVKKLVENGYLIQERAPHDKRSIRVKLSDKAMSLCEKVDMLYQRNVDELSKETNPVELSALNNSLSQLETFWSNYINNIHKIK
- a CDS encoding ABC-F family ATP-binding cassette domain-containing protein, with amino-acid sequence MLFINNLTFRIAGRMLLDNVSISIPAGHRVGLVGPNGTGKSTLFKLISGEYQADSGDITMIKGTSLGMVRQDLPEDDTSVIDVLLATDTERAELLAEAEHCVDPDRIGYIYTRLEEISAYDAPSRAATILAGLGFDDEAQNSPISDFSGGWRMRVALASVLFRKPNLLLLDEPTNHLDFEAMVWLENHLMKFTETLVIISHDRDILNKTVTHIAHLENKKLNLYTGTYDEFERKRAEQLLGQQALHEKQMAQKAHMQKFIDRFKAKASKARQAQSRLKAIAKMDIVDAVMADRVTAFEFPEPDEQKSPMIVLENVEAGYEAGKPILKKLNLRIDSDDRIALLGANGNGKSTLMKLLAERLSPLGGEIHKSSKLRVGYFAQFQTDELDVTLTPFEVMRDAMKGVAESKIRAALSKFGFDKHKADTIVGDLSGGEKARLLFCLMSFDAPHIMLLDEPTNHLDIDAREALTQALNNYKGAVILVSHDPHLVDAVVERLWLVADGTCKPYNDDLEGYRKLVVNQRRKEREETKKENKKKKAG